CACGGTATCACCCCGGGTCACAGACACTTTACTGGCAGAAAACACCTTCACCTGGATGGTTTTGGTGCCAGACTTGGAGCAGGTCACTTCATACGTCCCTTCGTCGGTGTACAGCGTGGGGCTGAAAACGATGTATGAAGAGTCGCGCTTTATCCGGCCTCTGTCCTCCTCTCTGCTCACCTGCCACTGCCCGCCCTGATCAGTAGCGACATCCCGGGGACCATCAAGTGTCACCCGCTGCAGTCTTACCGATTCATCCGGCTCACAGTTCCCATTAACTTTAAGCTGATCTCCTACGATCGCTTTAAAGGAGTTCGCCACAGGCGAGGCAACCAGGAGAATAAACGAAAAGAAAAGCCCCGATAACGGAGTCATTGTGTTCCCGTGTGAGCAGGCAGAGAGCATCTGAGAGACTGAGAGGCGGAGGAAGAGAAAACTCAggagtggaaaaaaacagagagaataGGCGGAGCTGGACAGTCGTCATACCACCATACACTCCTCGTTCTGAGTGAATTGCATTGTACTGTAGTGTACTGTCATCTACTGGACTAAAGAAAATTGCATTTCCCCgtccaattatttttaatactatTATAAAATCCGTATCCTTCACATGTTCTAAAAATCTTAATCAACTCTCGCTGAGTCTGGGTCACTCCAAAACTTCACGTTAGGCTACTTCTTGTCAGGATAAAGATGTAAAAGTACTCCAAGTGAAATACTTCAAACTGTGAGCATGAAATGTTTTGAGTAATTATTGTCTGATAAACATTGGCTAaggatttttaaacttttactgaCATCTACTGTCATTTAAGAGAAACCGCAAGTTGATAAACACCAACTttttcgggtttttttttttttggctgataATCTAAATAGGTAATAACTCTGTCTTTATATTGTAAGTTGTAACATTTTCgtgtaattgtttttctttttagtttggCAATACTTTACCTAGAAGCGTCTCAGTGCTGCTTCCTTCGGTAAAGTTGcttatttgcatatttgaaGAAACTCTGGATTACGCCACATGTAGaagatgtttgattttattctgattatATGATTATTAAGGATTAACCTTCAAAATGAATGACGCAAAACAGGATACAAAATTGGGAGGAACCACAGTTTAGTCTAAGAGCTGACAgctttacaaatataaaaaagatcCACATCCAAACTACATggtttatagttttatttagaaatgcttacaagaaaaaaatgaacaggaTTTATGAGCTtcaatgataaataaaataaataatccgATCTATTTAAACACCTGTTGTAGCTTCGCCAGAGTTGGATGCATGGCAGCTTCTGTGTTCCAGCTCGTAGAGTTTTCCAGAATCACAGCGGTTTTTGCCACAAAGccacaaataaaaaagagcaacaagcagcagGATCGCAGTGAGAACCCCAGTGGAGATCTGCCAAGGCTGAGTGAGTTCGGCACAACTATTGGTTTGCTGCAGATGAAAAGGGAAGTTTACAGAGAGAGTCAGAATCAATACAGTGTTTATATTCTAGAGAATAAACTGGGCGCTTAGAGCTACTCACATTTCTAGGTGCTGCTGTGCTGTTGTTGATCATCTGATGAGTCATTTTCTTAGTGACGGTCAGTCTAACAGCAGCAGGAGTTCCAGATTGTTTCCCGTGTTGATCTTGGGTGTAGCAGAAATAATCCCCGCTATCCTGAGGCTGAACCCCGGCAATAGTCAGAGACAGATCTCCGTTAGTGGTCCAGTCATTGGACACAGTCAGTCTGTCCGCAGGTGTCTCGCTGCATTCTTCATAGTCGGAGTTCTTCCCACACAGATGTTTTCCGTCTTTCTCCCACAGACCAGGTAAGCCAGTTCCCCCGATGGTTCTTCCGTAACACGGGAGCGTCACGTGATCACCTTCGGTCACGGACCTTTCAACAGCAAAAACGACCTCCAGCTGGACGGGCTTGGTGCCAGACTCGGAGCAGGTCACTTCATACATCCCTCCATCGGTGTACAGCGTGTGGGCGAAGACGATGTTCGAAGAGATGATTTTTATCCGGTCTCTGTGCTTCTCGAGGGTCACCGTCCACTCTCCGCGCTGACAAGTAGCGACCTCCAGGGTACCATGATCCCCCAAGTCCCGCAGCAGCCTCCCCGATTCGCCCGGCTCGCAGCTTACAGGAACTTCAAACTGGTCTCCTACGATCACTGTCACGCAGTCCGCTGCACGAAGGCGGACAGCGAGAAAGAGGACAAAGGCGCAGAAACATCCTGATCGCACCGGTTCCATTGGAGAGTGGAGAGAGATACAGTCAGTGTTCACAGCTTATAGCCTATAGAAAAAAAGTCTCCTCCCAACCTTTTATTTAGAGGGCGTTACTATTGGACACTAATATGACTTGAAGGAAGTAATTTGCATTGATTTCACTGCTGAATCGCTTCAGGAAACAGTTGCTGTTTATTAGagtcaattaaaaatattgagcGGACACCTTTTGCAACTTGGAACTGGTTCCAGTGTGATCAGACTGGGTGTGAGTTCGTGGACGGAGGCGGGGGCGGGGGGTTCTCGTAgtggtgaaaaaagaaaaaagaaaagaaaaacaagtgatCGCACTATTATTTTCTATACTGGACGATTCTGAGAATTATCTCTGTAGCTACAGCTTTAAATGAATAGTCCGATCAGAAagccagagagagaaagaaactttattaatccctttGGGATTTTCTCTCAGGGAAATTGTAAATTGTTCAGAAGATCAAGTCAGCACTTTTTACAGTTTAGTAACCTAAGAGACTGGGTTTTCTCCCTTCCCAGCACCTTTTTCGTTCTTTTCTCTCATGCAACCACAAGACCCACGTGACGTGCTATGACTCAATAAGTCAGAGCTTCATCATTAACTGGAGAGCACAGGAGTAGGAAGCTGTTAATCTGGGGGGTGTTTGTTTGATTGACTTTGCGATCCCTGCTGTTTGATCGCCAAACAATAGGACACTTAAGTAAACACCTTACTTATAAAACACTGTCTCTTCTGCCATAGAAGGAATATACAGTTTTATTGAAGTTGCTAAGCACAGAGCTTCGGCAGCAGAGCTGATCAGAATGAACTGGATTAGTTCGGTTTAGTAGCTTTTCtgccataataaatggaacattaatcaacattttgaaCGATGGCGCTCGACAAAATGCTTCAATAATTCTTGTGTTCTGtgacctgtttgtgtttttatgatgtgtagaactttgaactgctttgttgctgatgCTTTGTGGACTGATATAAACTTGCAGACAGTTGTCCATGTTGCATTGGGTCTTTACAGATATTTGGTCACTAAGCCATTCAGTCAGTCGGCTTTGCAAAACTGCACATTCTTCTGATTGCCTCGTGGAATCAGTGGCACTGAAAAAATGTTGCTGGCCCCACTGACCCTCCCAGATAATCATGTTCAGGTCGTGAAACTGCATATGCAGGCATCTTCTTTGATAATTGCAGAGAGATTTTCCTGGCGTCCCTTTTCTCTGTGACATGGAATGCAGAAAATGCCACCACCTCATTTCCCGTCTGGTCCTGGTCCGAATCTTTTTCTACATCATCTcttcatcaaagacaaaaatgcagCTCTGACATAGAGTTTGATTCAGGGCGCTGCGCATGGCTGAGTGTGACTCATGATTTTTTCCCTTCAACAGTTTGTTGATGTACGTCCGAAAGGGTACAAGGCAGTTATAGtcaatgttttaaatcattttaattctgcTAACAGACGTGGACGAGGCACACGAGGCAGCTAAAAACTGATGCGACGTATTTGCATGTTTGATTATCTGAGTGATCACCGTAATGCTGTTGCAAATGTGCTTGTTAGTagctttagaaataaatgtgtctgtCAGAACTTCACCTCTGAGCGCTGCAGAAGTCGCCCGTTTAATAGGGTAAGTGCGTTTGCCTGTTCTATTCTTAGAACAGAAGAAACAGCATAACATCAGGACAGGATACAAAATTGTGAGGAGCCACAGTTTTGTCTAAGAGCTGACAgctttacaaatataaaaaagatcCACATCCAAACTACATggtttatagttttatttagaaatgcttacaagaaaaaaatgagcaGGATTTATGAACTtcaatgataaataaaataaataatcggATCTATTTAAACACCTGTTGTAGCTTCGCCAGAGTTGGATGCATGGCAGCTTCTGTGTTCCAGCTCGTAAAGTTTTCCAGAATCACAGCGGTTTTTGCCACAAAGCCACAAATAATAaagagcaacaagcagcagGATCGCAGCGAGAACCCCAGTGGAGATCTGCCAAGGCTGAGTGAGTTCGGCACAACTCTGAGTttgctgcagaggaagagagagaaagggaagtTTACAGAGAGTCAGACTCACTAAAGTTTTTATATTCTCCCTAGAGAATAAACTGGTCGCTTTGAGCTACTTACATTTCTAGGTGCTGCTGTGCTGTTGATCATCTGATGAGTCATTTTCTCAGTGACGGTCAGTCTAACAGCAGCAGGATTTTCAGATTTAGATTGTTTCCCATCTTGGGTGTAGCAGAAATAATCCCCTCCATCCTCAGGCTGAACCCGGACGATAGTCAGAGAATGATCTCCGTTAGTGATCCAGTCAGTGGACACAGTCAGTCTGTCAGCAGGTGTCTCGCTGCAGCCTTCAGAAATGGAGTTCTTCACACACAGAGGTTCCCCGTTTTTCTCCCACCGACCAGTTAAGCCAGTTCCCCCGATGGTTTTAACGTAACACGGGAGCGTCACGTCATCATCTCGGGTCACGGACCTTTCAACAGCATAAACGACCTCCAGCTGGACGCGCTTGGTGCCAGACGTGGAGCAGGTCATTTCGTAGATTCCTCCATCGGTGAACAGCACGCCAGTGAGAACAATCTTTGATAAGTTGCTCTTCATCCGGTCTCTGTACCCTCTGCTCGCTGTCCACTGACCGCTCTGGTAAGTTGCGACCTGACGGGGGCCTTCATCCACCAAGTCCCGCAGCAGCGTCCCCGTCTCACCCGGCTCGCAGTTCACAGGAAATTCAACCTGGTCTCCTACGATCACTGTCATGCAGTCCGTAGCATGAAGGCGGACAgcgagaaagaaaagaaacgcAAAGAAACCTGCTGCTCGTGCCGAAGCCATCCTTGCTGCGTGCATCCACATGGCAGAGAGTCGGTATACTGAGGAGAGGAGGGACACAGAGGTGTCATGTTGAGGTCAATCTTTCGAACCCACACGCGCAGAACACACTCTGGAGACGGGTAGCGG
The window above is part of the Xiphophorus couchianus chromosome 14, X_couchianus-1.0, whole genome shotgun sequence genome. Proteins encoded here:
- the LOC114157342 gene encoding uncharacterized protein LOC114157342, translated to MEPVRSGCFCAFVLFLAVRLRAADCVTVIVGDQFEVPVSCEPGESGRLLRDLGDHGTLEVATCQRGEWTVTLEKHRDRIKIISSNIVFAHTLYTDGGMYEVTCSESGTKPVQLEVVFAVERSVTEGDHVTLPCYGRTIGGTGLPGLWEKDGKHLCGKNSDYEECSETPADRLTVSNDWTTNGDLSLTIAGVQPQDSGDYFCYTQDQHGKQSGTPAAVRLTVTKKMTHQMINNSTAAPRNQTNSCAELTQPWQISTGVLTAILLLVALFYLWLCGKNRCDSGKLYELEHRSCHASNSGEATTGV